A part of Kitasatospora acidiphila genomic DNA contains:
- a CDS encoding non-ribosomal peptide synthetase: protein MPTIPTSPATISNHRGPRHGADGSAAARPDDAQPLSFAQQRLWTLAQLTGAGEAYNESVVHRLRGPLDRGALARALDAIVVRHEVLRTRLVPVDGEVRQWIDRSDVGFPLLTDDLTGVPDPEARLTALQHAEATAPFDLASGSLARGRLVTLAPNHHALLLTMHHAVFDGTSMDVMMRELTALYSAFIRGEDDPLPPLPLQYADYARRQREWMDGEEQAAQAAYWQQNLVGVPPLLELPTDRPRPPEQDYRGGRVAISLDEELTAGLRTLARRHGGTLFVAALTGWSLVLSRLAGETDIVVGVPTANRRSRDLAGLIGFFVNSLAVRVDLSGAPTVSTALGRTRAAVRGALDHQDLPFERVVELVNPPRSIAHSPLFQTMFAWQPSRSGLLGLPDVEAAPLDIPFASAKFDLALSLAEEDGRLVGHLDYATALFDHGTAERYAGYLRRVLAQMAEEPGRQVADLALMDAAERHRLLTDWDATQGAEAVPPSGLGGLIERFEAQVRARPDGPALVCGGEQTDYAALERRANRLAHALIARGIGPDQVVGLHAGRSTELVVGVLGILKAGAAFLPLDPGQPTERLTAMVADAAPALVMSTVGAVDGWQDLRTVEAEAVRDDAPAVAVSPSHLAYVLYTSGSTGRPKGVAVTHGSVLNLLDTWLARFGATPGEATSAWSSIGFDATIHEILLPLTTGAVLHIVPDDLRADPGALLDWLRRHRVVQAFLPPAYIRWIDEAPEERLAGLALRQLLTGVESLPEIALHRMTRVLPGLRICYGYGPTESTLYCTSYTDPQPLDRPCPIGRPLGNTRLYLLDERLRLVPAGVTGELWTGGAGLAAGYLNRPDLTDERFLPDPFVPGGRIYRTGDLARRLPDGNAEFLGRRDDQVKLRGFRIEPREVEAALLAVPGVREAAVLADRDEAGELRLVAAVGQGGARPRQPHEWRAALAERLPDYMVPALFVELPALPRGRSGKLDRAELLRQARAAVPQQVNTATPRDHVEMALYRIWKRVLLHPAIGITDNFFEIGGTSISAIKVADAVREEFGDSLPIRDVIAHPTIEALAERLRTGAARQRSGSLIEFRAGDGRRRVVCVHPAGGTAFCYLSLAAALPEGIGVYGIQSLGLDPGETPLPTVEAMARHYLELVGPRADESLVLCGLSYGGLVAHEMGRLLAEAGHPRFSVVLLDTRGTDDPQERAAIEPVDAADFREKLVRFNGMYPGIEDDQIERYFRIYNHNRMSARDYPVPPSPARLVFVQASEGGGDEAVEREARAFWQRRASGGLLVEPVGCGHWDMLESDAVPRIAELITAELLRAPDPASPLPSPRHRLRASTGGLHTAREA from the coding sequence TTGCCGACGATACCCACCTCCCCTGCGACCATCAGCAACCACCGCGGGCCTCGGCACGGCGCCGACGGATCGGCGGCGGCCCGCCCGGACGACGCGCAGCCGCTCTCGTTCGCGCAGCAACGGCTCTGGACGTTGGCTCAGTTGACCGGGGCCGGCGAGGCCTACAACGAGTCGGTCGTGCACCGGCTGCGCGGGCCGCTGGACCGTGGTGCGCTGGCCCGGGCGCTGGACGCGATCGTCGTTCGGCACGAGGTGCTGCGGACTCGCCTGGTCCCCGTGGACGGCGAGGTGCGCCAGTGGATCGATCGGTCGGACGTCGGGTTTCCGCTCCTGACGGACGATCTGACCGGTGTTCCCGATCCCGAAGCGCGGCTGACCGCCCTGCAACACGCGGAAGCCACCGCGCCCTTCGATCTGGCCAGCGGCTCGCTGGCCCGTGGCCGCCTGGTCACCTTGGCCCCGAACCATCACGCCTTGCTGCTCACGATGCACCACGCGGTCTTCGACGGAACGTCCATGGACGTCATGATGCGTGAACTCACCGCGCTCTACTCGGCGTTCATCCGTGGCGAAGACGACCCTCTGCCGCCGTTGCCGCTCCAGTACGCCGACTACGCCCGCCGGCAGCGCGAGTGGATGGACGGCGAGGAGCAGGCCGCCCAGGCCGCGTACTGGCAGCAGAACCTGGTCGGCGTCCCACCCCTGCTCGAACTGCCGACCGACCGGCCCCGCCCGCCCGAGCAGGACTACCGTGGCGGCCGGGTGGCGATCAGCCTGGACGAGGAGCTGACGGCCGGCCTGCGCACGCTCGCTCGGCGGCACGGCGGCACCCTCTTCGTCGCCGCGCTGACCGGCTGGTCCCTGGTGCTGTCCCGGCTGGCCGGCGAGACCGACATCGTGGTCGGCGTACCGACGGCGAACCGCCGCAGCCGTGACCTGGCCGGGCTCATCGGCTTCTTCGTCAACTCGCTTGCCGTACGCGTCGACCTGTCCGGTGCACCGACGGTCTCGACCGCGCTTGGCCGGACCCGCGCCGCCGTCCGCGGGGCATTGGACCACCAGGACCTGCCGTTCGAGCGGGTGGTGGAGTTGGTCAACCCGCCGCGCAGCATCGCCCATTCACCACTGTTCCAGACCATGTTCGCCTGGCAGCCGTCGCGCAGCGGCCTGCTGGGCCTGCCGGATGTCGAGGCTGCGCCCCTCGACATCCCGTTCGCCTCCGCCAAGTTCGACCTCGCGCTGTCGCTGGCCGAGGAGGACGGCCGGCTGGTCGGCCATCTCGACTACGCCACCGCCCTGTTCGACCACGGCACCGCCGAACGCTACGCGGGCTACCTGCGGCGGGTGCTGGCCCAGATGGCGGAGGAGCCCGGCCGGCAGGTCGCGGATCTCGCGCTGATGGACGCGGCCGAGCGCCACCGGCTGCTCACGGACTGGGACGCGACCCAGGGCGCCGAAGCGGTGCCACCCTCCGGGCTCGGCGGCCTGATCGAACGTTTCGAGGCGCAGGTACGGGCCCGCCCGGACGGACCGGCGCTCGTCTGTGGCGGTGAGCAAACCGACTACGCCGCGCTGGAGCGCCGCGCCAACCGGTTGGCGCACGCGCTGATCGCGCGCGGGATCGGACCCGACCAGGTGGTCGGCCTGCACGCCGGGCGGTCCACGGAGCTGGTCGTCGGCGTCCTCGGCATCCTCAAGGCGGGTGCCGCCTTCCTCCCGCTCGACCCCGGCCAGCCGACCGAGCGGCTGACCGCCATGGTGGCGGACGCTGCACCGGCCCTGGTCATGAGCACCGTTGGCGCTGTGGACGGCTGGCAGGACCTTCGCACGGTCGAGGCGGAGGCCGTCCGTGACGACGCCCCCGCAGTCGCGGTGAGCCCCTCGCACCTGGCCTACGTGCTCTACACCTCGGGCTCCACCGGCCGCCCCAAGGGCGTCGCGGTGACGCACGGCAGCGTGCTCAACCTCCTCGACACCTGGCTCGCCCGGTTCGGCGCGACCCCCGGCGAGGCGACCTCCGCCTGGTCCAGCATCGGCTTCGACGCGACGATCCACGAGATCCTGCTGCCGCTCACCACGGGTGCCGTGCTGCACATCGTCCCCGACGACCTGCGCGCCGACCCCGGGGCGCTGCTGGACTGGCTGCGCCGGCACCGCGTCGTGCAGGCGTTCCTGCCCCCGGCGTACATCCGGTGGATCGACGAAGCCCCCGAGGAGCGCCTGGCGGGTCTGGCCCTGCGCCAGTTGCTGACCGGGGTGGAGTCCCTCCCGGAGATCGCGCTCCACCGCATGACGCGGGTGCTGCCCGGCCTGCGGATCTGCTACGGGTACGGCCCCACCGAGAGCACGCTCTACTGCACGTCCTACACCGACCCGCAGCCCCTCGACCGGCCTTGCCCGATCGGCCGACCGTTGGGCAACACCCGCCTCTACCTGCTCGACGAACGGCTCCGGCTCGTCCCCGCCGGGGTCACGGGCGAGCTCTGGACCGGCGGCGCCGGACTCGCCGCGGGCTACCTCAACCGGCCGGACCTGACGGACGAGCGGTTCCTCCCCGACCCCTTCGTGCCGGGCGGGCGCATCTACCGCACCGGCGACCTCGCCCGTCGGCTTCCGGACGGCAACGCCGAGTTCCTGGGCCGCCGTGACGACCAGGTCAAGCTCCGCGGCTTCCGGATCGAGCCCCGCGAGGTGGAGGCGGCGCTGCTGGCCGTGCCCGGTGTGCGTGAAGCGGCCGTCCTCGCCGACCGCGACGAGGCCGGCGAACTGCGCCTGGTGGCCGCCGTCGGCCAGGGCGGCGCCCGGCCGCGACAGCCGCACGAGTGGCGCGCCGCGCTGGCCGAACGGCTGCCGGACTACATGGTTCCGGCGCTCTTCGTCGAACTGCCCGCGCTGCCGCGGGGCCGCAGCGGCAAGCTGGACCGCGCCGAGCTGCTGCGGCAGGCCCGGGCGGCCGTGCCCCAGCAGGTCAACACGGCCACCCCGCGCGACCACGTCGAGATGGCCCTCTACCGCATCTGGAAGCGCGTGCTGCTGCACCCCGCGATCGGCATCACCGACAACTTCTTCGAGATCGGCGGCACTTCGATCTCCGCCATCAAGGTGGCGGATGCCGTCCGCGAGGAGTTCGGCGACAGCCTGCCCATCCGTGACGTCATCGCACACCCGACGATCGAGGCACTGGCCGAGCGCCTGCGCACCGGCGCGGCCCGGCAGCGGAGCGGAAGCCTGATCGAGTTCCGTGCGGGCGACGGACGCCGGCGGGTGGTCTGCGTCCACCCGGCCGGCGGCACCGCCTTCTGCTACCTGTCGCTCGCCGCCGCGCTGCCGGAGGGGATCGGCGTGTACGGCATCCAGTCCCTGGGCCTGGACCCCGGCGAAACGCCGCTGCCCACGGTCGAGGCCATGGCTCGGCACTACCTGGAGCTGGTCGGACCGCGCGCGGACGAGTCCCTGGTGCTGTGCGGGCTGTCCTACGGCGGACTGGTCGCCCATGAGATGGGACGGCTGCTGGCCGAGGCCGGGCACCCCCGGTTCAGCGTGGTCCTGCTCGACACGCGCGGCACCGACGACCCGCAGGAGCGGGCCGCGATCGAGCCCGTCGACGCGGCGGACTTCCGCGAGAAGCTGGTCAGGTTCAACGGGATGTACCCGGGTATCGAGGACGACCAGATCGAGCGGTACTTCCGGATCTACAACCACAACCGGATGTCGGCCCGCGACTATCCCGTACCGCCGTCACCGGCCCGGCTGGTGTTCGTCCAGGCATCCGAGGGCGGCGGGGACGAGGCGGTGGAGCGCGAAGCCCGCGCGTTCTGGCAACGGCGGGCCAGTGGCGGCCTGTTGGTGGAGCCGGTGGGCTGCGGGCACTGGGACATGCTGGAGAGCGACGCGGTGCCGCGGATCGCCGAGCTGATCACGGCGGAACTGCTGCGGGCGCCGGACCCGGCCTCCCCCCTGCCGTCGCCACGCCACCGTCTCCGGGCCTCGACCGGCGGCCTGCACACCGCGCGGGAGGCGTGA